TGGAAACAAAATGCCAAAAGTAGTGTTCAAAGAAAAACGGGAAAAGGACAGACCGAGAATACGATGGGAAGATGAGATCAGTGTTGATTCAATAAGGATGggttatagaggatggagaagaTTCATAGAAGATAGAGGTgcttggaggaatgttgtggagtAGGACAAAGCCCACAATGGGCTTTAGAGCTAGAAAAAAGCACCATGGATAAAAATTATAAGGGGAGGAGATGAGGCACTAGTTAGCATGAGACatatctatttttcaaataagaggTTGATTTTTCAAACACATACATTAATTCTATACAACtcaaacattttgaatgaaaaatgatcaagatcttttaattttttttcaatttttaagttTAGTTCGATGACTGTAAAAACCAAATCGATTGAAAAAGTGTGAATTGATATGGTGTGTGATTTGTGGCAATTGATACCTTGGTCTTGCTGCCTCCAATGCTGCCAGGCCTGATGGAGCCTGTCTCGTAGAAGCGGGTGAGTATTTTGGAGACGCAGCCGTGGGAGACGAGCAGCTGACGCGAAATGTCGCATGGCCTGACGCCCATCAGCGCCAACTCGACGATGCGCCTTCGCACGCAGTCGGGCAGCGGACGCCCATTCACGAACACACCTCCCAATTGGTTCACACCTGCTTGTCCTGTTCAAAACGAAATACATCCCAGTCAGCAGTAAGGCTTGATTCAAGGCTTGAATTAGAAGCAGCCTTCACTTGCCAATCAAGGCTGAAGTTGAATCCAGCTGGAAACGATCTTGCTTGACATTCAACTTGGAATCCCCTTGAATTTCCATACTAGAATCGAAAGCAGCATGCCCTTGTTTTTCAAGGCTAACAAACTCGGTTGGAATTGATCTTGAATATGGCTCGTTAGGTATTTGTTCGAATTTTGCTTTTATTGCAtgggtcaaacaagtcttgactttGCCTTGAATACCCCTTGTCAGTTAAAGCCGACAGACTTGATTGGAATTGATCTTGAATATGGCTCGATAGGTATTTGTtcgaatttagcttttattgcatgggtcaaacaagtcttgactttGCCTTGAAAACCCCTTGTCAGTTAAAGCCGATTTGAATTGATCTTGAATATGGCTTGCTATGCATTCCCTTGAATTTTGCTTCTATTGCGAGTGTCAAACAATCCTCGAGTAGTGATGACATGTTATTATAGTGCCAATGAGTTCACCAATTATAGGAGCACACCTGCTTCCGAGTTACTTCAATAACGGAGCGCTGGATTTGATGAATCTTAATAGATTCTAGCCTTCTTTTGAGTGTTCTCCATTTCGCAAATGCTTTGCGGTGGTTTCTATTCTATATTCACGAAAAGGATTTTAAATACGGATATCATAGAATATGTATACTGTTTCATAAAATTCATATTGATTTACATATTAGGATTCACAGATTGAGTCAACCAATTGCAaaagatatttatatttttatcggaTCACAGTACCATGAATGACAGAAGAAAAGATATTCTCCAGAATATAAATTACTCAAAAGAGAAGCACAAAAGTTTCATAgtcaatgaaaatgaaacaaatacatgaaaatatataGAATTCAAACACGAAGAGTTTACAGAGTATTCAAGTGTTTGAGGGAGTGAAAAGCTTTAGTTATCTTGGATTTGaatttaataatcaaaatatgatGAGCACCAGTATTAAACAAAGAATATTTTCGGGAAATAGAGCATATTACAGCAACATGAGGCTTCTTAACAACAGGCTCATCATTAGAAGCACCAAACTTAAGATTCATGAATACCTTATAAGTAGCCTGTAGTATTACCTGTGGTTCTGAATCGTGGAAGACAATCACAATTCGAGTGTATTCGAATTAAAGGTGCTCAGAAAAGTCTACAGTCCTGTTAAAAAAGGAGAAGAGTGGAGAAGGAGAACTAATGCTGAActcaaaacattaataaaagaCCGTAGTATAGTACGCTTCATAAAGGCACAGAGACTAAGATGGTTCGGACATGTTTACATGATGAATGGAAACAAAATGCCAAAAGTAGTGTTCAAAGAAAAACGGGAAAAGGACAGACCGAGAATACGATGGGAAGATGAGATCAGTGTTGATTCAATAAGGATGggttatagaggatggagaagaTTCATAGAAGATAGAGGTgcttggaggaatgttgtggagtAGGACAAAGCCCACAATGGGCTTTAGAGCTAGAAAAAAGCACCATGGATAAAAATTATAAGGGGAGGAGATGAGGCACTAGTGAGCATGAGACatatctatttttcaaataagaggTTGATTTTTCAAACACATACATTAATTCTATACAACtcaaacattttgaatgaaaaatgatcaagatcttttaattttttttcaatttttaagttTAGTTCGATGACTGTAAAAACCAAATCGATTGAAAAAGTGTGAATTGATATGGTGTGTGATTTGTGGCAATTGATACCTTGGTCTTGCTGCCTCCAATGCTGCCAGGCCTGATGGAGCCTGTCTCGTAGAAGCGGGTGAGTATTTTGGAGACGCAGCCGTGGGAGACGAGCAGCTGACGCGAAATGTCGCATGGCCTGACGCCCATCAGCGCCAACTCGACGATGCGCCTTCGCACGCAGTCGGGCAGCGGACGCCCATTCACGAACACACCTCCCAATTGGTTCACACCTGCTTGTCCTGTTCAAAACGAAATACATCCCAGTCAGCAGTAAGGCTTGATTCAAGGCTTGAATTAGAAGCAGCCTTCACTTGCCAATCAAGGCTGAAGTTGAATCCAGCTGATTTTGCTGATTGGGATAACActcaaataacaataaaatgttTCTTATTCTCTTGCATAAGCAGGGGTATCAACAGAACGAGCAGGTCGATGTGTAGCTTTCAGTTTCGGTCGCGCTGGGGGTGGAGACTTTTCATATCTCCTTACTACTCTCAACagagctacggggtcaaaaattgtcttccaaacttttccctctataactcTTCGTTGATTGGACTAGTGTACTCCAGTTTTCAGGAAACTGGGAGAGAATTCTCCGCGAGAGATCGAGGTCCCGAATTTGATCCCCGGTACCAAAACaatcattattgttttttttcttttcaagcattatttagttttagtatctttttttttgtttcaatcaaACTGTATACTGTACTTATTGTTGTGTTAAGGAAACATATTTTGGTATTTACCTGTTGTTTCCGATGTCCTAAGggtatgaataattaataatgctCAATCGCCATCACTGTTACTTCTATAATGCTGGGAAAATTCTTCTTTTCCAGCTTATTCTCCTTGAAAATTATATTGGAAAGTAAGTTGAGTGAATTAATCATGGATTCAGAAACAAATCAAGTGAATGACGCCTGACCTGACTTTGGACCCCAACCTATCTCAACAAATCAAAACCACAGGACGTTTACTTTTTAGGTGTCGTTTCTCTCTAGACAGTTGAACATAATTCCTGGTTTTGTGTGATGGGcgaaattttatttgattacgtATAAATTAGAAGACAGAGAGACGGTCGCCGACAACGCCGGTAGCAGTGTAATAATAACGTGTAATTCTGACACCTGATATTTAGGGCAAAAGGGCTTCTAATGTGTATCATTTGGTGAACCTTAATATGAAAGGTCGCAGTGGGCGGGCGATCAGACTGGTCTCAGACATTCACAGAGTGAATAATCCTGCATACCACAGATTGAAGAAGAAAGGATAATGAAAAGTAGCAACAGCTGAGACGTGATACAATGTGTGCGATTGAGTGTTGAGACGACTTTacccaaatattttaataaaaatcttgCATACCAGCAAAACTTCTTGGACTAGACCTTCGATCTCGATAACATCGTTTCATGTAGGTACGGAACTAAGGAAACTAATAGTGTAAATAGTGTGAAGCACtctcaatgaaaatattgatgtaCCTAAAGCTACTGAAACATGATAATATGATTTCAATAGATACTTGATGTATGGGATAAATGAGTAACATATAGGAAACCAAAAAGATAGATGAACCATTTCCAAGGCTAGTACTAAAGAGAATTTCAAATTGAGTTGAATGATGATGTGGTAACAAGAGTTATCGGcagataattattcatcaatcttTGCGACTATTATATACCATATAACTAGCATTGAatgattaaattttaaataattattcatcaatattgcattgaatgattaaattttaaataattattcatcaatcttTGCGACTATTATATATACCTTATAACTAGCATTGAATGATTAAATTTCTTGTAGTGAGCTTCTTTCATCGAAAGCCTGTTGGTAAAGgtacattttcgtttgtgcgtaaacttccgcagtcgatgACGACAAGCATGGTTGATATTCATATTGTGCAAATTTCAAATCtaaattcattatttgtgtttattactcaagaatcaaaacatttctaataaaataaacatattgccatttgagagtataaaaaattataaacacaAAATCTTACATTAGAACATAATTTAgcatattttaggttatttagacaaattgaaatatacccaatctgagattctcaccctgtcgtggtcgacgacggcatttacgcacaaacgaaacccCAGCTTACTCTATGAATTTCAGATGTTCTCTGAGGGAACCTCAAAAGCCAGATAAGAAGATTGCTACATAATGTTTTGTTCGTCTGTTTGCTTATGATACTAAGCGCTAGGCtaagggatgatgatgagaaatggatggacctacagttttaggtgagtTCCTAATCACTGGTAAGTGATTTATACTCGTAAGCTCATAACTACTGTGTGTGAACAAAGCTGGCCAGCAAGCTCCCTTCCAACTGGAGAGCGAAGAGCCGGGGCTTATCATATTTGTGCGATACGACGCTAGTCTGCGAGGACAATAATCAAGTGTTCCGTATTTTTGTAACTGAGCCATTAAGTTGCACGTTCATGAATTCTTGCAAATAACCGAATTGCATCTCATTAACTGATCGTCTCTTGATCTCAAGGAAAACTCTAGAGTTTTTATACGTAAAATTGCATTGAGCGCcatcaatatgaaaattcatggAACACAAAAATTAATTGCATAATTATGCTGACATGAAGGcatattttgattataaaaaatcaatttgttatTCATGAGAGGCAGGATTTCCATTTTGTGAATGCTTAGAACGTGATTATTTTAGGCAAAGGTTTACACATTGCGGAGTTTTATACTACAAAAGATTCTAACGCAAAAAATTCTTTTTGTGAAGTAATTATGCTTTCAGAATCTTCCAGATGGAAATATCTTACCATTTTATCTTACCTggcttaataataatttctctctCACCttactaataatattgtatcctTTTACAAATCGGAAGTTAAACTACCTAATAACTTCATCGTCATACCTGGCTAAAGAACACCCACTAACGTTGACAACGAATTACAAATGAGCCACTTCCGAAAAATATCTAATCATAGGTTTCACAAAAAAGAGGTATCAATGACATATCGAAACCTAAGGAAGTCCTATTGCATCTAGGCACCGTTATCCTGTAATCTTGCTTATAGACAAAAGTATGGAAGACCAAAATTGATTCACCCCTTTCATTACTGACATCCCTTAGGCCTTGTTAACTTTGGGGTGGCCTGGAAATTAACTTTTTCTGTTTACCAAAGGAAGAAACTCAACAAACGGGACTTCTCAAACCAGGAAGGACCAATGAAAATAACATAATTATCAACAACCCTTGATTTCTTTTACCTGTTGGCTCATCTTCAACCCACAGTCTTCAAAGTCATTAAGTAGCTCATAGCTGCTATCAAGTCTACTGGTCACCACTATTCATTCTATCATTTTCAGACTACTCTATCAGTTTGAATACTTTTATACCTTGATTGATATACACTCATTTATTGTCTCATATGAATATCGGAGAAGTGTATTTCGGTCCTGAGTATACTTTTATCATACTTCATGGAATGAAAATCCAAACAGTATCACTTTTCtgtttcttataaatttccgagttgtgtttttatttcagttctattttacagtttttatttcatcaatttccGAGTCATTTACTTGTAATACACCTactctcatttattcattgaggCTACTATATTTTTCAGAAGAAATTACTTGAACAGGATGTAAAACAAAACATACAATTCTCAAGCTTTAAGATCAAGCTTATTTCTGAATACCTACctgaattatattcatatttaatatATACTTTTTCGAAAATACAAAACGCTGTACACGGTATATAGTAAATGTCTAATGAATTTACAAGAATAAAGGAGCTACAATACATTGCCACTCAACTCTTGATTTCCGTTGTGATTAAATTCATTATGTTGAATTATTATCGAGTGATTGTAACCCAATTACACAAAACTGGTCAGTGGTACAATTTGATTGATGAAAGCACTCAGAGTGCATCCAATTTCCATGAGACGTATGCATTTGGAGCACGTGCTAACAGCGGTCTGCTTTTTGGCCAATCCAAGTACGTGAGCGAACCAATCACCTGCAAGCAGGCATCAACCCAAACCTGTCTCCAATAATAACAGGCCGGCTAATGATAGAATTGAGCCCCAATAATTGTTGCAGTCCATGTACAACTACTGATACTCAGTCAGTCAATTACGAAAATTTCAGCTCTTCACTCAAACTTTGATTAATGCCTCTCTTTACGTCATCCTCACTCGACAGACTTCTGCACCATTCACTTAGACAAGACTACCGGATAAGAATTACATCGAAAGCGTGGTCAAAATTACAGAAAATTGGAATGGGTTGGAAAaacaatgaatcaataaaatttgtgTCATTTTCCTCTGTGGGCAAACACATTTTTAACCCATCCTATGAGTTTAATCTAATCTGCAAAATGTgttctgttctattctattctatgctATGAGTTCAAAATAGTCTGCTGAGTActtgtttttgaaatttaattgagtTGATCAACGAAATCAAGGAAGTATTCAAAAGCTGTAGGTTGTATTATAACGAACTTCAATTATATCATACTTTCAAACCTATCATTGGATAAATATATCCTACGAATATAATtggataattgaatagactACATTGCTCGATCATATCTTTGGCTATTATACTTGTAAAATTTCCTTGTTATTTTCTTTCGCTCTCGGCCTATAGTCTAGAAAAACATCTAGAATTGCAATAACTGATACTTACCAGTGTGTGGCATTGGAGACCCTCTGCTGGTACTTCTTCACAATAGCTGAAAACACAATTTAATCAAACTCATCAAATTGAAACAATTTGTGCTCAAGCTTTGTGTGTTCCTCGTTGATCATTTTGATAACATGTGACAGAGTTTTTGAAAGaggaattcaataattattcatctttcattttttttagtGAGTGGTTTGTCTCTCACTATCTTGAGTCTCTCAGGAAGTGGAATATGAATGCCATTGAATTAGTGCGACAGTTGAAACAAACAATGTAAGTCAGACACTAAGAAACAATGTAGTAACAAATGTGGGTAAGAGAATGTAAAAAAACAATGTGAGACTCTGATAGTAACATTGAAACATGACGGTAACAAAAGTAGCCCAAGTCAGTAAATTTCTTGAAGAAATGTAGTTTTGttgattcttcaaatttttaatgaaaaattttggatCTTTCTTTTATTTGTATGTGAATTTACATCAAttatgattctctaagtactaGCCCAAATCTACTCTCACTCTTACTCTACATATACTGGTTGCAGTTCCTTCTTGAGAGGTCTAGCCCTCTTTCCATAATATGAAGTATATAATGAACTACATTTCTTGCAAGGAAATTCAAGTAGCAAAATTCCATATTCAGTAATATCAGAGTTTAAAGAGCTTTGTATTTCATTTTATGTATTTCtagcattatttttttcatattatacacTGAAAGACATTGATTTTAGACATTGATTGTAGATATTGATACACTGATTTTAGAATACACTGAAAGAAatttgtgttatttttatagatggcaatgaattaaattgaattattaagtgTGTATACAGCAAGCCAATTTGTAAATAGAAGAATGAAGTATTCTAAGCATTTCATGGATGAACTATGTAcgtatcttgaaaatgtattttgcTTTGTGAGCAAATAATGACTGATAAATCTATGAAATCGAATATCAAGATAAAACAATGAGTGAAACCCGCTGAAAGTCACTTTGTTCAATATTAGTGTGATATGGGATGAATGGTGATAGGGGATGAGTGGAGGTATCCAGGCTACACGGGGATGATACGAGGAGAGCAGTGAACATGGAGCAGCGAGCAGCGAGGTGAAATTGAAGCTGCCGGTATTTAGCACGAGCGACGTTTTAATTGACACGCGGTTTTATCAGCAGAATTCAGCCACTGCGGACCCGGTCCGCATAATAGGAGGACGCGGCGGCCAAACGTGATGGAGCGTGAGATGGCAACGTTGCGTGACGAGATATAGCGGCGACGTGATCCATGGGCCAGAACGACATGTTCGGGATTTGGCCAATCTGGCGCTCCTCTGCTCATGTCAAACATACAGGCGCTGTTCACGGGTCGACGCTACTCCTAAGCCCACGAGTCAACACTATTGTGTCACGCGGGGTGGCTCTATGCTGCCACGCTCCACGGATCACTCCTATTTGCACTCAACATATAGCGCGACCTGTTTTGCCATCAATAATAAGCCGATGTAATCATTCCAAAATAGTGTTATTGATCCTTGGAGAGTTGTGCATCTTTCAGTTATGGCTTGAGTTACATGTACGTGATAATGTGTAACGATATGGAAGACTGGGAGAATGATACTGTAATAAATTCAACGATGGGAGCTCGTCACGATTTATCATAGTCTTAACTCATCGGAATAtccatcaaataataataagatttgTAGCATGCGAAGAAACCAATTTAGGAAAACTTATTGAGAGtttaattgataaaaatataccGATAGCCAGTAGAGAGagccttctttctcttctcttctcttctctcttctctcttgaAAAGAGTAGCCTTACAAGAAAATATTTACAAGAGGATGTTAATGCATCGCACGATCAAGAGGTAGTTGTAGTAATCgaatatctaaatatcatagaattataaaataagaGTGATTGTTCATTTCATCGGTTACggtattgaaaaaatgatttttttagttcaaTATCATGTAGACATTAGAATTCCAGACTGGTTAGCCAATAGTATAAATGAGTTTAAACTAGATAATAGGATGCTGACTAGTATTATTCTTCcaaccaataaattttttattttaatttgtaaatCGTTATCTTCTCAGTCGCTTTTTTTTTATtcgttatttattatatattctaGGATTATCCGTTTTCTTCCGTTCTGACACCTTCTTCGTGAATGACTATGGAAAGTGATCATTTTCAGTCCGTTTTTTTTTTGGACTGGAAAAGGATTACATTAGAGAGtaatgaaattttcacagagtTATGATTCTTCAATGAAGATGCTTACATCTCATCCGTAAGCGttcaagtttgaatttttaCGGAAAGAGTGTTGGATGAATTTAGAAATATCACAATATCAGAGTCATGTCCAAAAGAGTTCTATCGACTATTCTacattgttttatatttttacttttccTGCGAACAAGATGTATTTGGTTTAGACTACAGGTTTAGCTCGGAACTAGGATGAAGTCGTTTTCCGCGTTAACAGCGTTTCTACATTTTTTCGCTTTTTCGTGAACGATCGAGGCCAATTTTTAAATTCACAGGATCTGGTTAGGAGTAggtaactttttaaaaatattctacatTTATACCTGGAGTCAACGATTTCTTCGTGCTGATGGATTTTTCTAACTTTTGTGAACGTCTTGACAGAAACTTCAcagtatacattttttaaactGGTGCAGCTGAGGGAGTGCGAATTTGGTTGCTTTGCGAATGCCTCAAACTTCACTGGAAGTAGATGTATTTGATAACTATGAGGAAGATTTTTGAATTATCAAGATCTATGAAGTTTGAAAACTGCACAGGCGTTTGAGTTTCAATAGTTTCGCCCCGGGGACACAGAGTGTTCAGGTGAACGAAATGTGTTATAAGCGAGCCTACCAGTAGTTATAACGTATTTGAAAACCATTTTCAAAACCAAATTGTTAGAAACAGTCCAATGACTGAAAGTGATAATAATCTGCTCTAGATGATTTAACTTAGGTATGATTTGATTTTGACTCTAAAAAATGGTTAAACCAATTGAATTGTTGCATCATGAATGGTAATGCACTAGTTCTCTTCACATAACAGATAGCAAAGGCATTGTTGGTTGAAGCCGATACTAGATTATTGATGGGAACACAGGAGcattaacattttcaataagaatGATGCAGAGttgatacaataacaaatttgaAAGGTTATCAAATTTTTGCTTAAGGTATTGGAGTCAAACCCTCTAATAATCTTTACCAAGCAAATTGGTCCAGTTTAGCAATTTTTTTTTCCAGGTGAGGTAAGGTAAGGTGGTAAGATGAGGATGGTAAGAAGGTTCATAATTATCTAGTTTTACATTTCAAAGTCTCTCATATTAATGGAATGTTTCCcgattattttctgttcaactAAAAATATAGGCAATTCATTCAACGTGCTTGGACTTCTTTAAGAATCATCTACTATTTAGCTCATTCGTGGGCCTAGCGAAAATAGCAAAGCTCGTGAGTGGGAATTTTAAGTTGTAATAGTAATGCTCATTCTAGAAGATTAATTATCTCT
The sequence above is drawn from the Nilaparvata lugens isolate BPH chromosome 2, ASM1435652v1, whole genome shotgun sequence genome and encodes:
- the LOC120349668 gene encoding paired box pox-neuro protein-like, with the translated sequence MPHTGQAGVNQLGGVFVNGRPLPDCVRRRIVELALMGVRPCDISRQLLVSHGCVSKILTRFYETGSIRPGSIGGSKTKSSN